Proteins from a single region of Solidesulfovibrio fructosivorans JJ]:
- the feoB gene encoding ferrous iron transport protein B: MSPPLTFALAGNPNCGKTTLFNALTGARQHVGNYPGVTVEKRESRLRVAGRDLTLVDLPGMYSLTAYADDERAARAFLVGEKPSCVIDVLDAATLSRGLYLTVQLLELGAPVVLALNMMDEVRQRGMIIDTGLLAKLLGRPVVETVARRGEGADDLMREAVAYALSRRGGWRPLEISYGPDVDRALLAMQARIEADRFLTDRFPARWLALKYLEGDEEVMAAGRRHGGETAVFLERGASALAIRLRQAGSHLDAVISDYRYGFIASLLQHGVVRRTEGPDRLALSDALDRVLTHTIAGPVIMLAVLFGMFQITFALSSAPMGWLESGFDSLGRMAAGALPPGMLQSLVVSGVIAGVGGVLGFVPLICVMFFLLSCLEDLGYTARMAYMLDRVFRAFGLHGASVMPFIISGGIPGGCAVPGVMAARTLRSPRERLATILSAPFMACGAKIPVYLLLIAAFFPEHPGMVMFAITLASWTAALLVAKLWRTTVVPGPGTPFLMELPPYRLPTLRGLCIHTGERAWQYVKKAGTVILAISVVMWAAMTFPGLPADQLAAYEEGRAAIHGQMAALPAGSARETERAALAARLADSENFEAEEALRASLAGKLGLALEKVSRLAGFDWRVNIALFGGLAAKEVVVSTLGTAYDLGSADPEDTGALSARLAADPTFSPAVALALVAFTILYAPCFATVTVMARETAWKWGVFAVFANTALAFGVAVAVYQLARTL, encoded by the coding sequence ATGTCCCCGCCCCTCACCTTCGCCCTGGCCGGCAACCCCAATTGCGGCAAGACAACCCTCTTTAACGCCCTGACCGGTGCGCGCCAGCATGTGGGCAATTATCCCGGCGTAACCGTGGAAAAGCGAGAAAGCAGGCTGCGCGTCGCAGGGCGCGACCTGACCCTGGTCGACCTGCCCGGCATGTATTCGCTGACGGCCTACGCCGACGACGAACGGGCCGCCCGCGCCTTTCTGGTGGGCGAAAAGCCGAGTTGCGTCATCGACGTCCTCGACGCCGCCACGCTCTCTCGGGGGCTCTACCTCACGGTACAGCTGCTCGAACTCGGCGCGCCCGTGGTGTTGGCGCTCAACATGATGGACGAGGTCCGGCAACGTGGCATGATCATCGACACGGGGCTTTTGGCAAAACTGCTCGGTCGGCCGGTGGTGGAAACCGTGGCCCGGCGCGGCGAAGGCGCTGACGACCTCATGCGCGAGGCCGTCGCCTATGCCCTGTCCAGGCGGGGCGGCTGGCGGCCACTGGAAATCTCCTACGGCCCCGACGTGGACCGGGCCCTTTTGGCCATGCAGGCCCGCATTGAGGCGGACCGGTTTCTGACCGACCGCTTTCCGGCCCGCTGGCTGGCGCTCAAGTATCTGGAAGGCGACGAAGAGGTCATGGCCGCCGGCCGCCGGCACGGCGGCGAAACGGCCGTCTTCCTGGAGCGGGGCGCAAGCGCCCTGGCCATACGTTTGCGCCAGGCCGGTAGTCACCTGGACGCGGTCATTTCGGACTACCGCTACGGCTTTATCGCCTCGCTTTTGCAACACGGCGTGGTGCGCCGCACGGAAGGCCCGGACCGCCTCGCCCTCTCCGACGCGCTGGACAGGGTGCTCACCCACACCATAGCCGGGCCGGTCATCATGCTGGCCGTGCTTTTCGGCATGTTCCAGATCACCTTCGCCTTGAGCAGCGCCCCCATGGGCTGGCTCGAAAGCGGATTTGACAGCCTTGGCCGGATGGCGGCCGGGGCTTTGCCGCCGGGGATGCTGCAATCCCTGGTCGTTTCCGGCGTCATCGCCGGGGTCGGCGGCGTGCTCGGATTCGTGCCGCTCATCTGCGTCATGTTCTTTCTGCTCTCCTGCCTGGAGGACCTCGGCTACACCGCGCGCATGGCCTACATGCTCGACCGGGTTTTTCGCGCCTTCGGCCTGCACGGAGCCTCGGTCATGCCGTTTATCATCTCCGGCGGCATCCCCGGCGGTTGCGCCGTGCCCGGGGTCATGGCCGCCCGGACCCTGCGCAGTCCCCGGGAACGGCTGGCCACCATTTTAAGCGCCCCGTTCATGGCCTGCGGCGCGAAAATTCCGGTCTATCTCCTTTTGATCGCCGCCTTTTTTCCCGAGCATCCCGGCATGGTCATGTTCGCCATCACCTTGGCCTCCTGGACCGCCGCCCTGCTTGTGGCCAAGCTCTGGCGGACCACGGTCGTCCCCGGGCCGGGCACGCCCTTTCTCATGGAACTGCCGCCCTACCGCCTGCCCACATTGCGCGGCCTTTGCATCCACACCGGCGAACGGGCCTGGCAGTACGTCAAAAAGGCCGGCACCGTGATCCTGGCCATCTCCGTGGTCATGTGGGCCGCCATGACCTTCCCCGGCCTGCCGGCGGACCAGCTGGCCGCCTATGAGGAAGGCCGCGCCGCGATTCACGGGCAAATGGCCGCCCTGCCCGCCGGATCGGCCAGGGAAACGGAGCGCGCCGCCTTGGCGGCGCGGCTTGCCGACAGCGAAAATTTCGAGGCCGAGGAGGCCCTGCGCGCCTCCCTGGCCGGAAAACTCGGCCTGGCCCTGGAAAAGGTCAGCCGCCTGGCCGGATTCGACTGGCGCGTCAACATCGCCCTTTTCGGGGGACTGGCGGCCAAGGAGGTCGTGGTCTCCACCCTGGGCACGGCCTACGATCTGGGCTCGGCCGATCCCGAGGACACCGGGGCGCTTTCCGCCCGTCTGGCCGCCGATCCGACCTTCTCGCCGGCCGTCGCCCTGGCCCTTGTCGCCTTCACCATCCTCTATGCCCCTTGTTTCGCCACCGTGACGGTCATGGCCCGGGAAACGGCCTGGAAGTGGGGAGTATTCGCCGTATTCGCCAATACGGCCCTCGCCTTCGGCGTGGCCGTGGCCGTCTATCAACTCGCCCGCACCTTGTAA